DNA from Cherax quadricarinatus isolate ZL_2023a chromosome 7, ASM3850222v1, whole genome shotgun sequence:
GCGCGATGATTGTCTAAATGGTTGGCGAACTCCTCAGTCTCCGAGCTCTCCACAAACTCCTAAATCAGCCACTGTAATAAGAAACACGGTATCCTGTATATTTCCTAGTGAGCAAGGGTTaagggagagagacagtgttaATCCTTTCATCCCTGGAACATCAGCCGATGCAACACTTTCAAGAGATGATGGGACACCTGCCAGTAGTAGGATTTTGGGTGGGACAGAGTTGAAGGATCAGACACCTAAAGAAAATTCAACTGAGttggaggatgaggatgatgatgatggagatATGTGGAAGAATACTGACTATAAGACATGTCGTAACATGAATGCCATATTAGATGCAGAGTGTGGAAACTCCTCAAACCCATCAAATGGTATGATGCATGTTACTATGAGAGAGGACAGTTCACTTCACTCTGGGTTGCAGAGTGATGTTATCTCCCGTAACAATGCCAAAAGCAAAAACTCCTCTCCAGAAGTTATGCTCAACAACAATTCTTCATATCCAAATTATGAATCTGTTCTTGATAATGAAAACAGCAATACACCTGTGCTAGAAAATAAAGAATCAGTGGAAATTAATACTAGCATTGATGATCACACACCTTCAAGAAGGGTGGCTATGAAGACAGGAAGTACAGCAATTAGGAGGAGGCCAGGCAGACGGATGGATAAGACCAAGCTAAAGGTAGGCATCAGatgaataattataataatgtgatTTGTTCTTGTGATATATCCTCTACTGTATATCTGACACTTCTGTTGCATAgaaattttaaataaaaatattgatAATGTAAAAAATGCAGTATAAGTATTTCTCCAGTATTTTGATGTACCTGtggggtaaaaattttttttatctccaaaattttttcttattatcagcaaaatttcttgacagtgcctctcccgctatcatttgctctccttttgcactctctcaccactctcttcacctttcttttactctccatatactctgcccttcttatattacttctgctttgtaaaaacctctcataagctactgtTTTCTATTTTATTTCTTATTGTTACAAACTTCCATTCTCATGTGCTGTTGTCACCATTGTCCTATTCATTTTCACTTTGATGTAGGTTCAAGTTCTTCTTGATAAAATGAgcattttcacattttttttttcaacaaaccagccatatcccaccaaggcagggtgatttgaaaaagaaaaatgaaagtttttcttctcagatttagtaatttatactggaGAAGGAACCACTTGCCCCTTGCCTCTGGGATTTTAGTCACCtcctacaacatgcatggctcatggaggaagaattcttttccacttccccatggagataagaggaaataaagaagaacaagagctattaagaaaatagaagaaaacccagatgtgtgtgtatatatttatgcatgtacatgcatatgtGGTGTGGCATaaatgtaagtaaaagtagcaagatgtacctgatgTCTTGCGTGCTTGTGAGACAGTTGAAGTACgagcaatcttaccatcgtgtaaaacaattacaggtttccatttcacactcacttggcaggacagtagtacctccctgggtggttgctaatctaccaacctactacctaggaattcTTTATTTATAAACTCATAAATCATGTAGCTTTGGTAACACATGTAAATACTGTCATAGGAAAAAGTGAAAGGAAATATTCTTTGTCCCAATTGATGATTTTATTTCCATAGCTTCAGTTACATTATGGCACCTTTCAGTGATCACAAGTCACTTATTAATTTcatcactgatttttttttctttttttaaaatgtcagccgtttcccaccaaagcagggtgacccagaaagaaagaaaaaactttaatcatcattcatcattttcaccatcactcatacatgatcattgtctttgcagaggtgctcagttaTGTTTATAAAAGGTCTCCTTGATTTACATGGTGTATGGTTTAAAATTACTATTCACTTGGCTTTTGATTGTAGGAAATAACACATTATATTTATGAAGtattaaggtagtaggttggtagacagcaaccacccaggggggtactactgtcctgccaagtgagtgtaaaatggaaacctgtaattgttttacatgatggtgggattgctggtgtcttttgtctgtctcataaacacgcaggatttcaggtacgtctttccacttctacttacacttaggtcacactacacatacatgtacaagcatatatatacacacccctctgatttttcttctattttctttctagttcttgttcttgtttctttcctcttatctccatggggaagtggaacagaattcttcctccataagccatgcatgttgtaagaggcgactaaaatgccgggagcaagaggctagtaaccccttctcctgtataaattactaaatttaaaaagagaaactttcgtttttctttttgggccaccccgccttggtgggatacggccagtgtgttgaaagaaaagaagaagattTATGAAGTACTACAATTACAAAAGAAGTTTATATAAATGACATTaagaaattaaaaagaaaaatcaGAGACTTTATTACATGAATTATTAGGTACAAACATAGCATCATTTGGACTTGAACCAGGATTAGCCAGGTGGCATCCTTAACCTTTAATATTGGCATGGTATGAGGATGCCACCTAGCTAACCTAGGGGCAAATTCACATGACAACTTTATACAGTTTGTTACATTCATGAAAGTTTGGTACTTTAGTTTACATGGGTTATTAATTTCCCATGTCATTGACAGAGACGGTGCTCCATCAATGGCCACTTCTATTTAAGAGAGACAAgctccttcacccctccccatGGGTCGCCATGtagtgtgtgggtcacatccttagTTACAGCAGAGGAAGTTCTCAACATGCTGTTGGAGAAGTACCGAGTGGAAATGTCAACACGAAACTTCGCCCTGTTTGTGATTAAAGACAATGGAGGTAAGAAGTGGCATATTCATAAATTGTTGAGGTTCTTCATATATGTGACTTGCCTTTTTTGTTTATTAAAAGTGTAAGTGAATACTGGAAGTTTTATCGCAAGCATCTTCTTTTTCCAGCTGTTAGATTTTTTCTACTACTGCTTTCACTTCCATCACATTCACTCATGGATCTTCAGTTATTTTAATAGTTCTCATTGTTTCTCATCCTAAACATGAAATTTCGGCCTCTGTTTGATCTGTTTTAACCAATTTCTTAAAATACAATAAATCCTTGATGTAACAGACTTTGGGAATACAAGACAAAATCTGTTGGATCACTTGTTTTGGAAATAACAGACAGTCCTTTGATTACagaattattgttattgttatgatCAAAGTCAAAACAGTCTCATCTCATTCCACCACAAATGCCATTGCTGGCCACTTGCTCCCCCATTAGTACATTAAATCAAGGATTTTCTATATTCTCATCTGTCACATCTCCCTCTTTATTCAGCAttttacagtggtagtagtagtagtagtatcattagATTAAGCAGGAGGCACTAAACCAGTGGTAAGTTTCCAGTGATAGACCTCACACAGGTTTCACTCTTTAAGACAggccagtagtagtaataatattatataGCTAACAACTGGATTCCATCCTGATTTTTTTTCAATGTGGTATTCAGTTTTTATCCAAAGATGGTAGAAGCCTGATTTTAATAGTGTGTTTTTTGTGATTAGCAGACAGAGGAGCGAGTATCTGCCATTCCTTGCACTGAATTATAGTAACAGATTAAGCTCTTCACATAATggtgggaagaggagtgattggtggaatgacaaGGTAAAGTGGgagaattagttttttttttttttcagcatacCAGCTATCTCCCACCGAGTCAGGGTGACACGAAAAAGAAGAaaagtgtgattttttttttctttttacacacAGTAATTTATACGGAAGGATTTAGAAATAGTAAgccatgagaagtttttacagttTAGAAATTATATGAGGAAAAGAAGTTAAGAATGGTGAGCCAATGAAATTAGATAAGTCCTAATCAGTAGGTTTTTGGTGAGAAGgaacagtgatggagagagatTAATGAAGCCAGAAAGCCTGAGAAGCAAATAGATTTGGCAGTTAATAATGGAATAGAAAGATGCTGgatggggaggtggtggtactggaaagGCAGAAAGAATATTTCGGTGAATTGTTGAATACTTATTATGAAAGGGAGGAGGTGACTTCATGTATtgggcaggcaggaataacatcttataagaGTATGGAGGATCCATAAGTGGATGTGAGGTATAGTGCTTGATGCAGTGGGTGGCATGAAAGGGGAATAAACAGATGTTATTAAGACTGAGATATTTAAAGTGTAACAGGAAAAGTTACTAAGGACTGGCAGGGAGCACATATAGTTCCTTTGTACATACAAGGAAAAAGGGGACAAAGGAGATTGTGTAAGAAATTATAGgtgaataagcctgttgagtatatgGGTAAAGTGCATGGTAACATTAATGAAAGAGGTAAGGGTAAGACAAAGTAggattggaaatataaacacatatgcagtataatgtgatcctttattgactacgtttcgcccacacagtgggctttttcaagtcacaaacagaactacctggggtggaaggaacgcgagtatttatagtcaggttcagagtgctgaggtcaggtggagaatgctgcatctgatgatgtaccgagtgaggttatagagtctaaaatcttgggtagcttggaaaggagattggacaagtttgtgagcagaccttctacagtgttcttatgtgggatagcgatgaagaagcttcttggcaagtggttcagctatgttatagaagccactattctggttgaagttgtcggatatagaaataagtgatgattccaggattcttcggtattgagtgttgtcttctgtggcgataagtcttgagtttctgtagtttatcaagtggttgtgtgaattacggtgttgtacgcaggcattccttgtgtcgtcagacctgcttgcgtattggtgttctgaaatacgtgtttggaggtcccttgatgtttcaccaacgtataacttgttgcagtcattacaagggattatgtatacccctgcagagggtggaagcttgtcctgtctatcactggtaatgtccttgatggtcgtggttgtggaggtagatacttgaaatgaggtattggaaaagatgttggaaacgtgtttggcaatggagttggtggggaggacttcaaccagaatagtggcttctataacatagctgaaccacttgccaagaagcttcttcatcgctatcccacataagaacactgtagaaggtctgctcacaaacttgtccaatctcctttccaagctacccaagattttagactctataacctcactcggtacatcatcagatgcagcattctccacctgacctcagcactctgaacctgactataaatactcgcgttccttccaccccaggtagttctgtttgtgacttaaaaaagcccactgtgtgggcgaaacgtagtcaataaaggatcacattatagtgcatatgtgtttatatttccattgtgtcggtattttataccatttatttccacaaagTAGGATTACAGAGGGACAAGGAGGGTTTAGGAAGGGcaagggatgtgtagaccaagagtTTACATGACAGCATATAAATAAGAATTTTATAAATAAGGATAAGGAGctgtttattgcatttatggatctaGAAAAAGCATTCTataaggtggatagggaagcagtgTGGAAGATGCTCTAGTTGGGGACTCGTCAGAATTGTGATGTCAGTACACATAACAGCGAATGAATAAGTGATGTTTCCTGTTTTGAGTTGCCCTATCTTGGTGAGAGATGGCTAATAAAGTAAAAGAAaaaataagaacaagaaaaaTGATGTGTGTAGTAATAAAAGATCATTATATAACTAATATTGatctgtgttttataagtgaaAGCAGGAAGTTGTTGAAATGAAAGGTACTAGAGatagaatgttttcagatatgtaTCGTTGAATGTAAATGATAAAACAGTGCAAGAAATTTTCTGTTTGGAGTGAGGAGGACTGAGATACTTTTGACTGAATAACAAGTCAAAAGTAAGTCTGTGGATCAACAAGGAAGTTAAAAACATGGGCATTCCATTGTTCCTTGCTGTAGTTAgtgatatacttttttttttttttcaacaaattagctgtatcccaccgaggcagggtgacccaaaaagaaaaacgaaagtttctcttttttacatttagtattttatacaggagaagggattactagtcccttgctcatggcattttagtcgcctcttacaacactcatggcttaaccctttcagggtccacaggccctctccaagacttgttctcagggtcccccaaatttaaaaaaaaaaattattttttcttatgaaaagatagagaatcttttcccgatcataatgacaccaaaagtatgaaatttgatgaaaaacttagggaattatgctctcgtgaagttagcggtctcgatgatgtttacgcatcggtgattttgcccactttgagccctattttcggccaattccagtgtactagttgacaaaaatcataactatttcgctagaactccattttttctatcgaatgagtacaagaaaccacccatttaccgatttcaactatccaatacagtggtcagaatttagcaattttgccaatctcacacaaatttcaaaagatgacaatttccgaatagggcccagaataaacaagaaagacattcctggcactaaaataacatttcctctgctcattggtcacgtccccacgcccctcttacattcttttgcttttcactttgaatttttattctcacaaaaaaatagaagatttactgttatgcagactactgcattagtttaGAAATAGTAtcaataatatcagcacacttgtgaaagaatattag
Protein-coding regions in this window:
- the Rassf gene encoding uncharacterized protein Rassf isoform X1, giving the protein MWQCRKCGRPVYFAERKQSLGFDWHPNCLRCEECGKRLNPGQHAEHKGVPYCHHPCYGALFGPQLFGHGTRNECHTSFGKVENRDGQVKRSHIEAKLKAYNQYYEGKPGELKSREANGRMILEGVLKIYWGVRNVIHLKEEDDQRTIAVRRRSTTNSAAFYSDSEDEEQTLWRDDCLNGWRTPQSPSSPQTPKSATVIRNTVSCIFPSEQGLRERDSVNPFIPGTSADATLSRDDGTPASSRILGGTELKDQTPKENSTELEDEDDDDGDMWKNTDYKTCRNMNAILDAECGNSSNPSNGMMHVTMREDSSLHSGLQSDVISRNNAKSKNSSPEVMLNNNSSYPNYESVLDNENSNTPVLENKESVEINTSIDDHTPSRRVAMKTGSTAIRRRPGRRMDKTKLKRRCSINGHFYLRETSSFTPPHGSPCSVWVTSLVTAEEVLNMLLEKYRVEMSTRNFALFVIKDNGERRRIRDDEYPLITRVMLGPHEDVARVFIVDAQQTEEISPQVAQFLNLSLAECRAILRQYEQEELRQILAVKQKYEDMAFYIQRRMKELRGV
- the Rassf gene encoding uncharacterized protein Rassf isoform X2; amino-acid sequence: MWQCRKCGRPVYFAERKQSLGFDWHPNCLRCEECGKRLNPGQHAEHKGVPYCHHPCYGALFGPQLFGHGTRNECHTSFGKVENRDGQVKRSHIEAKLKAYNQYYEGKPGELKSREANGRMILEGVLKIYWGVRNVIHLKEEDDQRTIAVRRRSTTNSAAFYSDSEDETLWRDDCLNGWRTPQSPSSPQTPKSATVIRNTVSCIFPSEQGLRERDSVNPFIPGTSADATLSRDDGTPASSRILGGTELKDQTPKENSTELEDEDDDDGDMWKNTDYKTCRNMNAILDAECGNSSNPSNGMMHVTMREDSSLHSGLQSDVISRNNAKSKNSSPEVMLNNNSSYPNYESVLDNENSNTPVLENKESVEINTSIDDHTPSRRVAMKTGSTAIRRRPGRRMDKTKLKRRCSINGHFYLRETSSFTPPHGSPCSVWVTSLVTAEEVLNMLLEKYRVEMSTRNFALFVIKDNGERRRIRDDEYPLITRVMLGPHEDVARVFIVDAQQTEEISPQVAQFLNLSLAECRAILRQYEQEELRQILAVKQKYEDMAFYIQRRMKELRGV